Below is a genomic region from Lemur catta isolate mLemCat1 chromosome 15, mLemCat1.pri, whole genome shotgun sequence.
TCTCAGCATTTGGACGCACATCTGTGATGGGGATAGCTAAATCTCCAGGGCAGGTGTCTTAGTTAGGAATAGGTTTGGCCTCATGGAACTAAACAGAACAGAACATGAAAGCAAGGCAAAAGCTTATTTCTCTCTTAGATAAATGAAGTTGAGAGGTAGGCATTCCAGGACTGGTATGGCAGTCCTCATAGACCCAGGTTCCTTCTAGCTCTGTTCTCCAGTCCTAGGGTATGCTGGTATGCTCATGGTCCAAGATGGTACTCCAGCTATCAAATCCTGTCCCAGGAACAGCatggaaaaagagaggaaaaaattatatcCCCTCATCCATTATTCCCAGTAGCACCGTGTGCTTTCATTCACATCTCACcgtctcattggccagaatttgATCACATGGTCAATGCCAGGGGCAAAGAAAGCTGGGGGATGTATTTCTTTAGCTAGGCTCATTGCCACACTAAGTAGatttattattctgttgtgaAGAAGTGGGGAAGAATAGATATTGGGGTAGACAACTAAAATTCTATCCCACAGCGTGGCCAGGCacgctcatgcctgtaaccccaacactttggaaggccgagatgggaggattgcttgaggtcaggagtttgagaccagcctgggcagcatagtgagaccctgtttctacaaaaaaattttaaacaattagccgggcatggtggcacctgcctgtatgtgcctatagtcctagctagtgggaaggctgagacagaaggatcacttgagcccaggagttcaaggttacagtaagctatgagcaagccactgcactccagcctgggtgacagagtaagaccctatctctatttaaaaaaagaaaaatctttgttatagtcttttagaaattaaaaaaaagtgtactCTTTAAGATTTATAAAGGTATTAAGAAAACTGGGCATGGTGATGGACTCCAGTAGTCTCAGgttctggggaggctgagatgggaggatcacctgaccccaggaattcaagttcaacctgggcaacacagaccttgtctttaaaaattaaaaaaattgcagctgtaagtgaaatttaaaaaaattaaaaaattaaaatcaaatttttttaatttttaaaagagtattaaGAAAATTGTATAAAACAGCTGATTACGAAGTTAATATGTAATGATCAACAGCATTGCTATATATAGAAGTAATAACCAGttataaaatataagacaaaCTCACTAAATGAAAAGAGATACAGAGATATAATGGACATAAAAACAACATCAAGAAAAGTTTGGACTACaaaattatactaaaatttatttggaggctgggcgcggtggcttacgcctgtaatcctagcactctgggaggccgaggcaggtggatcgctcaaggtcaggagttcgagaccagcctgagcaagagcaagaccccgtctctactaaaaatagaaacaaattagctggccaactaaaatatatatagaaaaaattagtcgggcatggtggcgcatgcctgtagtcccagccactcgggaggctgaggcagtaggatcgcttaagcccaggagtttgaggttgctgtgagctaggctgatgccacggcactcactctagctagggcaacaaagtgacactctgtctcaaaaaaaaaaaaaaaaaaaaaaaaatttatttggaaaaatatgagAATAGACAGGAAATAGCTGTAAAAACATTCAGAGGTAACTTTTTCTAAcatatcttaaaaattttaataaagctaTAGCTGATCAAACAGTTTGGTATTAGAGAAGACATAGATCAGTAGAACTGAATGCAGTGCAGAAATTGAcccagatatattaatatatggaaatttAGATGATGGTATAAGTGGCATTTTAAATCAGtagggaaaataattatttagtaaatgttaGGTACAATTCACAAATGGCCACcattttttcctaaacattttctTTACTAACCTTAGTTTTCAACCCAACTGTTaatattatggaaatttttatcAGCATCTCTTTACcattcatttcctatttttctctttaaatctctTCCTCTGATAATTTTTCTCACTCTTTTCAGTCAGTATTTGCACTTAGTCTGTCCACCATAATCTAAAATCTGTGTTCTCTTCAGCAGCATCCTGTTGTTTCACTGGATACTAAGACTGGTTTTGAACTATCAGAACTAAGTTAAAGCTCTGTGCTCCTTTAGCGTTAGGTTCATTTAAATACGATATAGTCACTTCACACGCTTACCCTTTCTCATTTCAGATTGTGAGATGGGTACTGAGAACAAGGAGGTGATTCCCAAGGAAGAAATTTCTGAAGAATCTGAGTCACATGGGTCAATATTAGAGAAACTTCCAAAAGTGGTTTACCAAAGTCATGAGTTTGGAGCAGGATGTGAAGAAGATATATCAGAGGGACATTTGAGAGAGTCCCCAGAAGAGATTATAGGGCAGATGTCTCCTCAGGAGAAAGACTTTGCATCAGGgttgattatttttaagaaatcaccTCCAAGTGAGAAAGATCAGGAGAATAATGAGAGCAAAAGAGGCTGCAATCCCAGCCCAAATCTGATTACATATCAGGGAGATACTATAGCAGAGGGAGTTAGTACATTTGCTACCTCTGGCCAAAACTTCGTAGAGAATTTAGAACCTAACAAAACACAGAGAAGTTCTGTGGGAGAAAAGCCTCATAcatgtaaagaatgtgggaaagcctttaatCAGAACTCACATCTCATCCAGCATATGAGAGTTCATAGTGGAGAAAAACCCTTTGAATGCAAAGAATGTGGAAAGACATTTGGAACTAATTCAAGCCTTCGAAGGCACCTGAGAATTCATGCTGGAGAGAAACCCTTTGcttgtaatgaatgtgggaaggccttcatTCAGAGTTCACATCTTATCCACCATTACAGgattcatactggagagagacCCTATAAGTGTGAAGAATGTGGTAAAGCCTTCAGTCAGAATTCAGCCCTTATTCTACACCAGAGAATCCATACTggggagaaaccttatgaatgtaatgaatgtgggaagacCTTTAGGGTTAGTTCACAGCTTATTcagcatcagagaattcatactgaaGAAAGATATCATGAATGCAATGAGTGTGGTAAAGCCTTCAAGCATAGCTCAGGCCTTATTAGACAccagaaaattcatactggagaaaaaccatacctgtgtaatgaatgtgggaaaggcTTTGGTCAGAGTTCTGAGCTTATCCGGCATCAAAGAATTCATACAGGGGacaaaccctatgaatgtaatgaatgtgggaaaacttTTGGCCAGAATTCAGAGATTATTCGTCATATtagaattcatactggtgagaagcCCTATgtatgtaaggaatgtgggaaggccttcaggGGGAACTCAGAACTTCTTAGACAtgagagaattcacactggagagaaaccttatgaatgctTTGAGTGTGGAAAGGCTTTCAGGCGGACCTCTCACCTTATTGTTcaccagagaattcatactggagagaagcccCATCAATGTAATGAGTGTGCAAGAACCTTTTGGGATAATTCTGAGCTGCTTCTCCACCAGAAAATTCATgttggagagaaaccttatgaatgtaatgaatgtgatAAAACATTTAGCCAGCATTCCCAGCTTATCatacatcagagaattcacactggagagaagccttaTGAGTGCCAAGAATGTCAGAAGACCTTTAGTCGGAGCTCTCACCTCCTCCGACATCAAAGTGTTCACTGTATGGAATGATCTGCAAGATAGGAAGGCTTTTTGTGGAAAGGCTAAAGTCAGACTTATTCATTGGTTCATAATCTACACCCCAAGTTCTCAAATGAAATGAATGGACAGAATGTCCTCTGTCCTTgcactgatttttatttaaagagttGGTAGAAGAGGATGAGGCACTTTTATGAATTATTCATTGAGAAGTTTCAATGTACTGAGTTAAATCATAAAAGCTGTTTCAGGCCTTAATTCTCCTctgtccctctttcctttcttcctttcttctccctgagTGGATCACATAACATTAGGGCTCTGTACCAGCCATCTGTCCTAAATTGTTACTCTTTAGAAAAGTCAGGGAACAGGAGTCCACCACCTCCTAAAAATGACAGAGCTGACTCATTGAATGTTATCCCCTGAAATGTTAGACAGTCATGACTCAGAAGACACACCTCATTCTCCTGTCTACTATTTAGCATTGGGATAATTTGGTAGGCTTTTCTTACCCTCCAAATCTTCCAGCTGTACTATGAAGTTCTCTTAGAAGATGGCAGCATTAATGAAGAAGCAGGAAGCTTGGGTCATTTCACATCTGCTAGGCATCCTTATTCACCTGAAGAGGTTGCCATGGAGGAGGAACTGACAGGCAACTTATAGGATTGTAAGCAATGGTCTTAGAATCCAGAGGGGCTGATTAGGCAATGTCAGGGGATAAACAATAGAGGCTAGACTACTCAGCATGGGTAGAAGTGGCTCTTTAGTCACTATCCCCATGTCATGGCTGCTCAGACCAACTGTTCCCAATGATTCTGGATTGAGTTTTGGCCCCAGTTCCTGCCACTTGCTGACAGATCTTGTGTAGCAGAGTGGTTTCACCTCCATCAGGCATGTGGCCACAGTGGTGAGCTGGTTCACCTGACTGGAGGCCCTGGCTGATAGGCCAGGATGTGACAGCCTCGTGTTGGTTTGCTCCTTGgccttgaaattctttcttcagcATCTCTGCATATATTTCCTGTGTTCTTCTatgtgttatttcttctttaaggaaACACATCCTCCATTTTTCATGTGTGCATGTTTCTGAGGCAGTGGGTGGCAGCAGGAATTGCACAAAGGGGGATccagcagggctggggtctgGTCTTAGAGCTAAACCTTGAATTTCGCTTGCTGGTCTCTAatgttctcatttgtaagatgAGGGGAGTTCAGCTAAATTATCTCTGAAGTTTCAACCAGCCCAATAATTCcttagttgctttttaaaaatttaactttacaTATCTTTATTCTTTAATCTCTTCTTTGTTACACTAATACTaatcactaatatttatttattgtgtgtttactatgtgccaggcacagtgccagacagtttacatttttgttttcatagcatCTGTATGATATGGGTACTCTTTTTttgaacagctttattgaggtataatttacataccataaattcACCTGTTTTAAGTGTTGAGttgaatgatttttaatttacagagttgtgcaaccatcaatgATGTGGGTATTCTTACCCCAGTTTAAAAGATGAGGAGGGGCAGAAGGAGGatgttaagtaatttacccatgatcacacagctagtaagagctAGAGCCAAGACTCCAACCCTGGTCTATGCTCTTAAGCACAATGCTGTGCTGTGGAAAGGCAGATTCATTATTAACTTATTTGAAATCCTTTGCAAATTTTCTATTACTAATTACTACATAGAGTAGAACATAATGAATTTAAGTCATGTCCTTGGAAACATAACTGGTCACAGCCAAATCCACAAAGTGGGTTTATTCTGTACCCCAATATAGGTATCTTCCAGGCTCAAACCCTTGGTTTGAGAGCAGGGTGATACAAATAAACAGTTCATGGCACAGTTTCCATCTCTTTCCAGGTACCTCTGCCTTTAACAGTCAGACTCTTAGCAGGGGAAGTTCTTTGACTTACCTCTTCCCTCAGGGTGATGACAAGTATAGCGTGcgctctcattcttttttttcattgctcAAGCTCTAATTGAATTGTACCCGGACCACATCCTTCTCACAAGAAACCTGGATGTCACCGATCGCTTTAACTGATTCCTGTATTTGCATACTTTATGTCCACATTTACCTCTTGGCCAGCCCTGATAGGGAACTCGGCACCTCTTCAAGCTTCCTCCAAAAGAATCTACTTATACAAACACATCCATGAGCGTACAGACTTCACTGAAGATGTTGTGTAAGAGGTAGAGAAGGATTCACGTTGTACATCCTATTAgacatgtttttttccccccttagaAGTCCCTTCTTGGTCAAACAGCCAATGAAGGTTTTTATTCTCCCCTCTCAGGGCTCAGCGATCTCAGCTCCTTTTCTCTTGCCAGATATCAATACCATCCCTATCCCCTGTCCCCAGCTTCATCACCTTCTTAAATCTACCACTACTGAGCAAAAGAAAAGGTCTTTTAGTTAATCTACTCACTCAAACATTAGAAGGCAACTTAGTGACCTGTTGTGCCTGAGCACATTCTTAAGAGGGGGGATCTCTCACACCTCATTCCCAGAAGAATATTCCTACATATATAGTGCTTTCCCAGGAGGAATTCTGGTGAATGAAATTATTTGCATCTCCTTAGGTACACTGTACACAAATCCTGTAACCTCATTCCCTGCTCTTTTCCACCTCTCACCCAGTTATCTCAGgaagatttctctctttttccttctgtttgccTCCCTCGCTCTTCACCTTACCTGGGCGTCAGTGTCTGACCATGATTTCGACTGGTAGTCATAATTTTGTGCAAATAGAATACTACCAAGGAAAAGAcataatttatcttaattttagacttatttttaaaaaagcccaaCAAATCAGGAGGCCTCACAATTTCAAAGTCCTACCTAAATACCCAGAAATAACCTTCAGAATTTTTGAAGCTATACCCATGTACATTTTCCTCCCTAATTAATTTTAATGGTATACTAACATTTTAGGTAAATAAAGCATTTCTTTACAATCTTACTCACATTATGCCTTTCTAATGTTTATTGTTCAAACTGCATtgtttcattatggttttaatgtgACTTTGTATGCCAGTTTCATCTCCACCCTCTAAGTTCCACCCTCACTCAATTACCCAAACATGCCATGCTGTTAGCTCCTGGTTTTTCATACACTGTTCACTCTGTGTCCTTGATCTTCTGCTTTGCTTCATGAGATCCTTTACCTTTCATATCAGAGTAAGTGTTAcctagtgtgtgtatgtgtgtatacacatttcTTTTCATGATTAACAATGTAAGATTCTGGATCATCTGTATGGTCCAGTATTTCCTTTTAATCACCTTATTACTGAGATTTCGGGGCTGCTACTGCTGATAATGATTATTGTCTACGATTCAGTTTTTGTAAGTGTTCTAAGTGACTCCTGGTCTAGagcaggttcttttttttttttttttgagacagagtctcgctttgttgcccaggctagaatgaatgccgtggcgtcagcctagctcagagcaacctcagactcctccgCTTAAGCGATccgactgcctcagcctcccaagtagctgggactacaggcatgcgccactatgcccggctaattttttctacatagatttttagttggccagataatttctttctatttttagtagagacgggggtctcgctcttgctcaggctggtctcgaacacctgacctccagcaatccacctgcctcggctgcccagagtgctaggattacaggcgtgagccactgcgcctggcctagagCAGGTTCTTAATGCAGTTAAATCAAGAATCATCTTTAAGAATCAGTAAATTTCTGACCAGAAAAATGTGCAtgtgttagagccagattccctcggccctgggaacagaatgacagagtcactgaggctgtaaaaggcaaaggagtttattgactagttcgaactagggtccaagccccgagcaccaacgcagtggtctctttctatgggcagggaccccgcgcagcgggagtacaggtcttttatatatatatattttttttagctctttatcgcaaccaagcgttaagcaagcaagccttgtatacaaaagcggactttggctgttagctataagttaggcaagcaggccttgtatacaaaagcggactttggctattagctataaattaagcaagcaagccttgtatacaaaagcggactttggctattagctataaattaagcaagcaagccttgtatacaaaagcggactttggctattagctataaattaagcaagcaggccttgtatacaaaagcggactttggctgttagctataagttaggcaagcaggccttgtatacaaaagcggactttggctattagctataaattaagcaagccatcacagaattaactaaaatgttgtttcagtcctgttctacattttccccccttttctttgtttatacgagcactcctgctcgtatttggtttatgggcctcttatgtctttcatttttaagctctggtactgctgtcgcaaaaccattaattgtacagtgttaacccgttcttttacaaaggcaactagcctatttaggatacatggcccgagagtgagaatgagcaggattacaattaggggtcctagtatagtggaaagcaaagtagttacccaaggggagctattgaaccatgactcaaatcatctttctctttgtttacgctcacgctttcgctttgctagtccctctctgactttagccatagtatctctaactactccagtgtggtcagcgtaaaagcagcactcttctccaagggcc
It encodes:
- the ZFP3 gene encoding zinc finger protein 3 homolog translates to MGTENKEVIPKEEISEESESHGSILEKLPKVVYQSHEFGAGCEEDISEGHLRESPEEIIGQMSPQEKDFASGLIIFKKSPPSEKDQENNESKRGCNPSPNLITYQGDTIAEGVSTFATSGQNFVENLEPNKTQRSSVGEKPHTCKECGKAFNQNSHLIQHMRVHSGEKPFECKECGKTFGTNSSLRRHLRIHAGEKPFACNECGKAFIQSSHLIHHYRIHTGERPYKCEECGKAFSQNSALILHQRIHTGEKPYECNECGKTFRVSSQLIQHQRIHTEERYHECNECGKAFKHSSGLIRHQKIHTGEKPYLCNECGKGFGQSSELIRHQRIHTGDKPYECNECGKTFGQNSEIIRHIRIHTGEKPYVCKECGKAFRGNSELLRHERIHTGEKPYECFECGKAFRRTSHLIVHQRIHTGEKPHQCNECARTFWDNSELLLHQKIHVGEKPYECNECDKTFSQHSQLIIHQRIHTGEKPYECQECQKTFSRSSHLLRHQSVHCME